In Rhodamnia argentea isolate NSW1041297 chromosome 5, ASM2092103v1, whole genome shotgun sequence, the DNA window GCTTTGTTCAATAAGCTGGTCCTCTGTTGCACTCAAGAGGGTGGTACTTTATGCTTCCCAGCTGGCTCAAACGGGAACTACATCTCTGCTGCTAAATTTTTAAAGGCAAACATTGTGACTGTCCCTACGCAATCTGCAGAAGGGTTTAAGTTGACTGAGAAGTCAATTCTTGAAGTGCTTGAGACTGTGAAGCAACCATGGGTTTACATATGCGGCCCAACAATCAGTCCTACTGGCTTGCTTTACAGCAATCGTGAGATTGAAAAGATATTATCAGCATGTGGAAAGTTTGGTGCAAGAGTTATTATCGATACCTCCTTCTCAGGATTGGAGTTCGGCTCTGAAGGTTGGGGGGGTTGGGATCTCACAAGCAGTTTGTCGATGCTAAATTCTTCCAGCAATCGAGCTTTTTCTGTATGTCTGCTTGGGGGACTGTCCTTTAAGTTGCTCACTGGAGCATTGAAGTTTGGCTTTCTGGTTTTTAACCGGTCAAATATTGTTGATGCATTCCACAGCTTTCCAGGATTAAGCAAACCTCATGGCACTGTCAAGTATGCCATTAAGAAGTTACTGGGTCTGAGAGAGCGAAAAACAGGAGAAGTAATGGATGCTGTTGCCAACCATATAGGAATGTTGAAGAGTAGATCGAAGTGCCTGAAGGAGGTAATAATTGTTTTCTCTACAGGAAGTTTTCCTTCTACTATGTCGCAGCTTTTGCTGTTTTCAGATTCAGTAATAAATCTGGTTATAATTAAGTGAGTTGCAGAAACGGTAATGGATATTCATGTGCGTGGTTTGACATTTAAACTACATACTGGAGTGGGATTCCACTATGAAACATAAAGGGGGTTCTTTTTTGGGCGTAACTCTATTTCTCTTGttctaattagtgcaattcttTTAACAGTTGCCTCTCCGCCATATTGACAGAGTACGGTTGCAAATGCCAAAGCAAGCGACCAGCACTCGCTACTCTATAGTAAAAGGAGAAAGAATAGTTTGCTGGGCATTCAATGCATGGCTAAATTTACTATAATTCAAGGCCCCTTTTGAGTTGGGACTTGGGAGTGGCAACTTTACGGCTCATATCTAATGCAATGGGTTTTGTCCATGTTGAAGTTGCAATGAGGGTCTTTTTGGTGAAATGCTCATCGCTTCCCAAAATACTCATCCATAAGGAAACAATTGAGATCTGTATTGTACTTGCCTTTGGTCTCTATTCTATTCCCTAAGAACACTAGATATAGTTAAACCAGGTTGAACAACTCTCAGTCCTGCACCTAGCTGGTGTGTAGATTACTTAAGATCTAGCTTTTGACGTGACACATAGTACAAGCTGAACTTGTAGAAGAGGACTTTGTTTCCCTTATCTCCATTTCATGACACGTGGCTTTATGTCTGCTAATGGCATATTGTTATTGTTAGCTAGTGTTGTACAGACCATTAAGGCTTTAAATCAGCTAGTTTTGCATGGTGCTTATGTGGATGTGATTCAATGTGCTTCTTATGCTCTATGCTTTTTAAACTTTGTGGTACCTTGCAGACACTTGAGAAAAACGGTTGGGATGTTCTAGAGCCTTGTGCTGGTCTTTCCATGGTAGCAAAGCCTTCTGCTTACCTTGACAAGACAATCTCCATCAAGCCTAATCCTAAAGATGGCGTTGGCACAGAAAAGGGATCTACATACGATATTAAGATCAATGACTCTAATTTTAGGGAGGCGTTGCTCAGAAGCACCGGTTTATGCATAAACAGTAGCTCGTGGACTGGGATTCCCGGCTACTGCCGCTTCACAATTGCCTTGGATGACAATGAATTTGAGCAGGCTTTGGGTTGCATAGCCAAGTTCGGAAGCGCCATCAGTAACTGAGGAAAAGAATGTACATGCCATTTGTGATCTAGTTTGACCTTGCTGCTTGCCCTTCATTCTGTGTTCCTGTCTTAATAATCCCCTTTTGTTCCGAAACTCTAGCTGAGTTCCTTCTGAAAATCAGAGCGTCGTGAAACGCTTCTTGCACAAACATTACAGAAACATGTCATTTGTCTGCAATGAGGGTGAAATGTTTGCGTATGATAGTTTTCTGGTTTCATGAATTTGTCTGCCACTCCTTGTTCTGCGTCTAATTGAACTCGATTTCCCGCTGCATTTAGCAGTCATAGCAACTCGGCCAATCTAGCGTAGTGAAGGATGTGATCTTTAATGAAATCTCCGTCTTTCTCAGATAGAAAGATGAGTCGTATCGAAGAAGAATATCTAAGAACTGTATGTACATCATCTATTTTTGTTGgtgttttttccccaaattaagGTAGTGTTGGCGAGGGACGCTTCTAGAACTGCGAAGAACGCCATTGAATGACTCTAGAAGTGTGCAGACATCTCTCCCTCTTTCCCTGCCCACAGAACAATCCAGACAACTCCCCACCCCACCTATATAAAACCTTCAAACCCACCCCACACATGTCTGTCTACAAGCAAGTCCTGGATCAATAACACGTTGGCAAAGCTCTTCAATTCAAGAGAATCCTCATCTTCTTGGTTCTTCACTCATCCTCGCTCAATGACCATGGCCAGTATGGCAGTCCTACCGCCGCTCGCAGTCGCTCTCATCTTTTTCGCAACCCTCGCTCCTCCAGCCCATGCGCTCATCCCATTCCCAAGGTCGTCGTCGCTTTGGGACCTCATGTCTCTCCCCGATGACCCTTTCCGAGCCCTCGAGCACGCTCCGCTCTCCCTCCCCAAGGGCGTGCCCGACGCGGACGCTCCCCTGCCCCTCCTAGCTCGTGCTGACTGGAAGGAGACGGCAACTGCCCACATTATCTCGCTCGACCTCCCTGGGATGAAGACGGAGGACGTCAAGATTGAAGTCGAGGACAACCGGGTCGTCCGGATCAGCGGAGAGAGGAAGGTCGAGGACAGCGAAGGAGACAAGTGGCACCGAGCCGAGAGGGCGAGCGGCAAGTTCTGGAGGCAGTTCAGGTTGCCCGCGAACGCTGACCTGGACAGCATCAAGGCTCGTCTCGAGGACGGCGTCCTCAGGATCACCATCCCCAAGCTCGGCGACGACAGGAGGAGGCAGCCCAAGGTGATTCAGATTGCCGAGTCCGAGCCAGAGTCAGCTTCTACGTCACCCGCCGAGAAGGCCGACATGTGAGAAGCTCCAGGTTGACTGTTTGATGCGAGTCTTCCAGTTTCAACCGTTACAAGGAATAATGTTTTGTGTTGGATGAACGATATGCTTTGGGCCCTATGTTTGATGACGTACAAACTACAAACCATATTGCAGATACACAcacatgtatgtatgtatgtatgtatgtatgtatgtatgtatgtatgtatccAAAGAAAGATTGTTAAAAGATCATATTCCCGTTAATGAAGAGCTGGACAAAGTCTGTCTTAAACCACTCTCGCAACTCCAATGCTCTCTCCAAGATTTTCCACCGTGACTGTAAGAACAAAACGGAAGAGCCTACAAGAAATTCCATCCCAAGAAACTAGAACACATTCATCTATAGTAGATCCGGAGATTTTTCCTCAATCATTTTGGAACCACGCACCCCAAATATTTCACTTCTTAATCCAGATCCAGTTTTTCCCTCAGCGCCACAATACAATGCCACTGCAATCCTTGAATCTCCATCCCCAGATAGAGTACTCGGTTGAGATCTTTCGACTGAATTGCCTAGTTAAGAATGCCCTTTGAAGGATTTTGTTTCGAAGGACGGCACGAATCATTAGTCGACATCGGGATATTCTAGTCGGCCGGATCGATTAGACACCCGTCATCCAAACTTCATTGTGTTCTTGTGCTGAATCTCACTTGAGACTTTCTCCAAAGGTATTCAAACCCTCTGTCAGTAAATCCCGATTTCTTCATTCGTCTTCctttcaaagaaaatgaagatgacaATCCCACCATGAAAGTCGTTCGAGAACGAATCCAGAACATGCTAAACTGGCCTAACAAAAGTGAAATGAATTAATCCGGCAAGGATTGACTAAACCCTCTAATTCACAATGGGATCGTGAAGCATTCAATGTCAACAACTAGTACAGTAAACCTGAGGCAAAATAAGACATCTCATCAACTATCGGTTACtcaataatttcttcaaaacaTGCTAAGTTTCCCCTATCGAATTAGAACTCCTTGCCTTCTAACCTCTCAAATGCAAGAATATATTCGAAGTTCGGTCTCAAAGCAtgattttggctggaaattcaACCAGAAGACGGATTCAAAATAGGGGTTCGCATACCCGACCAATATTTTCGATGGATTGTCATGCCATTTGGTCTTTAAAAGGGCCCCATCCTTATTCTAAAAGGCCATGTGGAAGATATTTATGGCCCATATTATATCGTTTGAATAGGGGTGAGCAGATCAGATCGGCCCAGGCTGAACCGGACCTAGATCGAATCGGATTGGTCGAgtcggttcggtccggtccttgagagGGGCGGTCCAGTCctcggtcccaataaatgggaccggtaaTAGGGCAATTCGGACCGCCCATATACacacacaattaaaaaaaattaaaatttttgaaggagTAGTTAACCTAATTTATTCATCTTCTACTTGACACTCACTCCTCTCCTCTCAATCGACACTCGCGTCTCGCCTTCGTAACGCAACTCCGCTTGGTGCTCGCTCTTCTCGCCTTTGTCTCTCCTCTCGCTCCTCTCGCCTTCCCCATCTTTATCAATATGCAGTTTTCAATCGCGTTTTGTCTTGACTCAATTTGTGTTTTGTCTTGACTATATTATTTATCTTATTCTTTCGCCGTTATTACGTTCATTGCAAATCCATTGTTTTGTTCACACTTGAATTAAGTAAAGTACAATTGTAATCCTACTATAAGCTTGATTCTTTCCAACTTGAAGAGAATGACTCGGGAACATAATTTCGTTTCGGTTgttttaattgtttttcttcataatttagtcttttttcattattttaggattataaatACTCATGTAATGGTTGCACAATAGTCATGTGTATGTTTTATTATGTTGGATGGTTGAGATTGGAAGTTGTTAGTTTAGATTCAAGAGTTAGATTTTTATATGCAATTGGTGTTAGCAGTTCCTTTGGGACTGGATTGGATTGccgttcccggtccggtcttgGTTAGGTTCTCGGTCCCAAAAATTTGAGGATCGGGACTACCACTTTGGTCCATGGTTCCATATCGGGATTAGATCGGCCTAAatcatgcacacccctagtttgGATGCAATTTCAACGAAATTCATGGAGGATATGGAGAACTTCAGAGGATCCAACAAATCAAGCTATTCAGAAATTTTCATGGCCAGGTATTTTATCAAGAGGAAATGCTGTGGGATTATTCCTTGGCAATATCATGTCAACAGAGATGTTATCCACCAGGTATTAGATGGGTACAAGTGGAGTCAGCCAAAACCAATGGATTTTTCCCAATGGCCATGTGACTTCAGATAATCTTATCTTGAAGACACGTGGCAACCAGATTGAAAATTTAATGAAGATCCTAATCTGAACTGAGATTACGAACCCAATAAGCTTTATTGGGTTCGTAATAAAGCTTATGTGACTACTTTAGTAAGTTAAAGTTATAagctttattttattattaagtcTGTGATAAAATCTTCCGGTTTTAGTTAGTTTGATAACTCTCTAATACTCCTTACCAGTCTGTAATATGCTTACACTGGTCTTGTTAAATGTCTCTATTACTCTTAACGCGAACTTTGCGAGACAATGTCGTATTTAGATAGTAGGCGGAGTCAAGAGACGAGTTAATTTCCCAATGTTCTAATGCATCCTTTCAGATGTTCTTCTAAGCTTTTCACCTCTATGTCAGGTGACATTTGAACGACAGTATTACAATCTTGATCCGATAAGATGAACTAGTTAAGGATGTAAAATTTTCACTTGCCAGTTTAAATGGATCTTATGGATTAGAAAACTTTCCTGAGGCCAGAGAGTCCTAAGACGGAGATTGATAAGAGACTAGCCGAGAGGAAGTGGCTTCGTCTTTGGGAAAGTATGCCGGTCTCGAATTTCGATTAGTCATGTCGTTAACTCTCGTGAGGGAATGGATCAAGTTGGGGTCCATCAGAAAATCTCCAAAGGCCCAGAATTACTGAGCCGAATACCTAGTTTCAACAGGCCGAGAAGGGTCCAATTCGACGTCTTAGCTTCTTTTTCACCTAAACCCAAGTGCTGAAAATCTGCACATTTTGAACTTCATCGATGGACCCGGGAACAATCACTTATCCCTCCATGTCCAACAAGGGCGTCATTGCATGCGGTATCTAGTAAGATTCGACGCACAATCATAATGAAATAGAGCATgaaagcgagaaagaaaaatttagaCACATGGTCTATTAtggttcatccttaaactatGCTTACATCCAGCAGAAggttccactataattagcacctcttatctctttctttctgttacattattcaattacaagcaaaaaagtgtgtgtgtgtgtgtacacACCCTATGCTTTCCTGTCTATGAGAATTATTAAGCATGCCTCGACAATGGATGTCATTTCACCTAAATTTGCATAACATTTTTGCTCGTCTTTGCAAACAATCATACAAAATCTAGCAAAGATACCCTTAATTCGGAGAATCATCTGTAATTCAGGATTTAGCGCGAAACTGGACTGAGTCTTTAACCTTGTAGTCTAAAAccatttgaaaagttttgacaTAGTCTTTCTCTTACCCTTCAGGCTGCAGATCTTTATCTTTGGGAGCTGAGGTAAAACGGAAGTGAGTTTTGCCGGTTTCTTTTGCTCCTCGGAGCACATCGCACGACCTTGACTATGTCCATTGGGCCAAAGAAGGTAAAGGTTGAAGCCGACCCAACCAAGCCATTCTAGGAATCCTTCCTACAGGAAACAGATCCAACATATCTGTCTTCTTTGTTAGGTCTGAAACATATGATCATAGGCAGCTTTCAAATTTCATGACCACTTATCAGATGACCGAAATGCGATCATCTCATGTATGTACCGCAATAAAGAGAACGTTATATATATCATTATGgacaaaaattcaatttctccaGGCGATTACCTATCGAATCTCCTACTTATATATTCTCATCTTCGGCATTTATATCCTAATTCTTCGGC includes these proteins:
- the LOC115757562 gene encoding 22.0 kDa heat shock protein-like codes for the protein MTMASMAVLPPLAVALIFFATLAPPAHALIPFPRSSSLWDLMSLPDDPFRALEHAPLSLPKGVPDADAPLPLLARADWKETATAHIISLDLPGMKTEDVKIEVEDNRVVRISGERKVEDSEGDKWHRAERASGKFWRQFRLPANADLDSIKARLEDGVLRITIPKLGDDRRRQPKVIQIAESEPESASTSPAEKADM